The window TCGACCTAAGTGCACCTATCGTTAATACCCAATCTGCATCAGTAAAAGTTCCTAATTCTGCTTTTGCTTCAGCATAATTCAACAATACTTCTGCATACCTAAATAGGGAAACGGCATTTGTATTTAAGGCTCCTGCATCAAAATAGGTATCATCTAAAGTCCATTTTATAGGTTGATATCCTGTGAAGGTATAAGAAAAAACAGGAGGTGCTGGAATTTGCTGACCGCTGGTTATGCGTTTATAATCGCCCAAACGTATGGTTTGTTTCAACCTTAAATCGCGGTTTTTTACTTCATCTTTAAACAACATAGTTCTATAAGCGGGATCATTTGTATATGGCGTTCCATCTAATTTTAAATAAGTATTGATGAAAGTACGGGTAAAACTTGCCTTTGCACCATAAGTACCGCTGGTCCACCACCAGTTTGCTTCGTTTAAAACACCTAAATTTAAATCAGCAACAGCAGATTGTAATACCTCATTAGCAACTGGCGCATTACTGTTAAAAACCTGACGGTAAGAAACACCAGCTCCGCCAGCTGTATTTAATGAATAACCACCTTTTTTTATAATTTCATCGGCTGCTGATGCAGCTTCTTCAAGCCATTTGGATGATGAAGTTGCAAGATTTAAATCTGTATGGTATTTCCTAAAAGTTCCCTCGAATAAACATAATCTAGATTTAAATGCATAAGCGACATATTTAGTTATGGTTGTGCGACTAGGATCATTTGTAGTGCTGATGTTTGCACAAGCAAAGTTAATATCAGCCAAAACCGAATCCATTACCAATTCCCTTTTATCTCTACCACCCATTAAAGCTGGGTCATCTATATCCAAAGGTTTTCCAATCCAAGGCACATCGCCAAATCGCTTAACCTTTTCCATATAAAAATATGCCCTAAAATAACGAGCAATTCCAAGGTAATTGTTGCGAACAGTTGCCGGCACAGCTGGATCTTTACAATTTTGAATAAAATAG is drawn from Pedobacter mucosus and contains these coding sequences:
- a CDS encoding RagB/SusD family nutrient uptake outer membrane protein, coding for MKKQYIGILLVCLGLAACKKLDQKPESSATKEAVFGTENGLKLYTNSFYNMDFLPKNSTSQDAMSDYLAVKAVPDFVRDGGFSANNSSGWVWRDLRNINYFIQNCKDPAVPATVRNNYLGIARYFRAYFYMEKVKRFGDVPWIGKPLDIDDPALMGGRDKRELVMDSVLADINFACANISTTNDPSRTTITKYVAYAFKSRLCLFEGTFRKYHTDLNLATSSSKWLEEAASAADEIIKKGGYSLNTAGGAGVSYRQVFNSNAPVANEVLQSAVADLNLGVLNEANWWWTSGTYGAKASFTRTFINTYLKLDGTPYTNDPAYRTMLFKDEVKNRDLRLKQTIRLGDYKRITSGQQIPAPPVFSYTFTGYQPIKWTLDDTYFDAGALNTNAVSLFRYAEVLLNYAEAKAELGTFTDADWVLTIGALRSRAGITGGLNVKPTIADPYLTINYFPGITDASLLEIRRERGIELSLEGLRFSDLLRWKRGPLMEQEWNGFYVPALNTPLDLNEDGILDVAFYQGTRPTPAVAGVTYVEVSANIGAAVNSQLLRNGSSGELTWMKEIPRKWNERNYYYPIPLADLQRNPNLKQNKGWD